A window from Chryseobacterium vaccae encodes these proteins:
- a CDS encoding Ada metal-binding domain-containing protein encodes MLNHSEIPDPVLRSLIRQGEICFGGNMKLKIYGRLGCRSGKRLYKENRVFFTSEQEALQNGFRPCGHCMKEAYKQWKSLN; translated from the coding sequence ATGCTTAATCATTCTGAAATTCCGGATCCTGTTTTAAGAAGTCTCATCAGGCAGGGAGAAATCTGTTTCGGAGGTAATATGAAGCTGAAAATTTACGGACGGCTGGGATGCCGCTCGGGGAAGCGTCTTTACAAAGAAAACAGAGTATTTTTCACTTCTGAGCAGGAAGCATTACAAAACGGGTTCCGCCCTTGCGGACACTGCATGAAGGAGGCTTACAAACAATGGAAATCTTTGAACTAA
- a CDS encoding patatin-like phospholipase family protein, with product MNFEKVGLVLSGGGTKGIAHAGVLKFLNEKNIEVDVLSCCSAGSIVGCLHAVGKTPEEILEFFNSVYFFNWKHFAFNQPGLVSSVIFRNYLKPIFHDMKLGDLDIKVKIVATELVSGTQKIFDENFEVVDAIIASCSIPGITTPYIINDQMYCDGGVLNNFPADIIRDECDKLIGVFVSPPNDIDIKDLKSIKAIVSRSYDLLSYRIEKIKFDYCDWFISSQQLSTYGTFERKKDRLDQIFNIGYRAAEESFETSRFHTELRKSGT from the coding sequence ATGAATTTTGAGAAAGTAGGACTTGTTTTGTCAGGAGGTGGTACCAAAGGAATTGCCCATGCCGGAGTGTTGAAATTCTTGAACGAAAAAAATATTGAAGTAGACGTCCTGTCGTGCTGCAGTGCAGGTTCTATTGTGGGATGTCTTCATGCTGTAGGAAAAACTCCCGAAGAAATTCTTGAATTCTTCAATTCAGTTTACTTTTTCAATTGGAAACATTTTGCTTTTAATCAGCCGGGGCTGGTTTCCTCCGTTATTTTCAGGAATTATCTTAAACCTATCTTCCATGATATGAAGTTAGGGGATTTGGATATCAAAGTAAAGATTGTAGCCACAGAGCTTGTTTCCGGAACCCAGAAAATCTTTGATGAAAATTTCGAAGTCGTAGACGCTATCATTGCATCCTGTTCCATTCCGGGTATTACAACCCCTTATATTATTAATGACCAAATGTATTGTGATGGAGGGGTATTGAATAACTTTCCCGCTGATATTATCCGCGATGAATGTGACAAGCTAATCGGTGTTTTTGTATCTCCACCTAATGACATTGATATCAAAGACCTGAAATCAATTAAAGCTATTGTTTCCCGTTCCTATGATCTTCTTTCCTACAGGATTGAGAAAATAAAATTTGATTACTGCGACTGGTTCATTTCCTCACAGCAACTGTCTACCTACGGAACTTTTGAACGAAAAAAAGACCGTCTGGACCAAATCTTCAACATCGGGTACAGAGCAGCCGAAGAAAGCTTTGAAACCAGCCGTTTTCATACAGAGCTCAGAAAATCCGGAACCTAA
- the lpdA gene encoding dihydrolipoyl dehydrogenase: MNYDIIVIGSGPGGYVTAIRAAQLGFKTAIIEKENLGGICLNWGCIPTKALLKSAQVFHYINHAEDYGLNKVEASFEFPNVIQRSRGVASKMSKGIEFLMKKNKIDVILGTAKVQKGKKVSVTDKDGKVTEYSANHIIIATGARSRELPNLPQDGKKVIGYRQALSLPEQPKSMIVVGSGAIGVEFADFYNTMGTKVTVVEFMPNIVPVEDEEVSKHLEKSLKKSGIEIMTNASVESVDTSGEGVKANVKTANGNITLEADILLSAVGIAANIENIGLEEVGIQTDKGRVLVNEWYETSVPGYYAIGDIIPTQALAHVASAEGITCVEKIKGMHVEKIDYGNIPGCTYCHPEVASVGLTEKQAKEKGYEIKVGKFPLSASGKATANGNTDGFIKVIFDAKYGEWLGCHMIGEGVTDMVAEAVVARKLETTGHEIIKSIHPHPTVSEAIMESAAAAYGEVIHI, translated from the coding sequence ATGAATTACGATATTATTGTCATTGGAAGTGGTCCTGGTGGATATGTTACTGCAATCAGAGCAGCACAGTTGGGTTTCAAAACCGCAATTATCGAGAAAGAAAATTTAGGAGGAATCTGTCTTAACTGGGGTTGTATTCCAACGAAAGCTTTATTGAAATCTGCTCAGGTTTTTCATTATATTAACCATGCTGAAGATTATGGATTAAACAAAGTAGAAGCAAGCTTTGAATTTCCCAATGTAATCCAGAGAAGCCGTGGTGTAGCCAGCAAAATGAGCAAAGGAATCGAATTCTTGATGAAAAAGAATAAGATTGATGTAATTCTTGGTACTGCTAAAGTTCAGAAAGGTAAAAAAGTTTCTGTTACAGACAAAGACGGTAAAGTAACCGAATATTCAGCAAACCATATCATCATTGCAACAGGAGCACGTTCAAGAGAACTGCCTAACCTGCCGCAGGATGGTAAAAAAGTAATCGGATACAGACAGGCATTATCTCTTCCTGAGCAGCCGAAATCTATGATTGTTGTAGGTTCCGGAGCTATTGGAGTAGAGTTTGCTGATTTCTATAATACCATGGGAACTAAAGTAACGGTTGTGGAATTTATGCCGAATATCGTTCCCGTAGAAGATGAAGAAGTTTCTAAGCACTTAGAAAAATCTCTTAAAAAATCCGGAATCGAAATTATGACCAATGCTTCTGTAGAAAGCGTTGATACAAGTGGAGAAGGAGTAAAAGCCAATGTGAAAACTGCAAACGGAAACATTACACTTGAAGCTGATATTCTGCTTTCTGCTGTAGGTATTGCGGCAAACATCGAAAACATCGGTTTAGAAGAAGTGGGAATCCAGACAGATAAAGGAAGAGTACTGGTAAATGAATGGTACGAAACTTCAGTGCCAGGTTACTATGCAATCGGAGATATTATTCCTACTCAGGCATTAGCTCACGTTGCTTCTGCTGAAGGAATTACATGTGTTGAGAAGATCAAGGGAATGCATGTTGAAAAAATCGATTACGGAAATATCCCGGGATGTACATACTGTCACCCTGAAGTAGCATCTGTAGGTCTTACAGAAAAACAGGCTAAAGAAAAAGGATACGAGATCAAAGTAGGTAAATTCCCTCTTTCTGCAAGTGGTAAAGCTACTGCGAACGGAAATACGGACGGATTTATCAAAGTAATCTTTGATGCCAAATACGGCGAGTGGTTAGGATGCCACATGATTGGTGAAGGGGTAACAGATATGGTAGCTGAAGCTGTAGTAGCAAGAAAACTTGAAACGACAGGCCACGAGATCATCAAATCTATCCACCCGCATCCAACAGTATCTGAAGCGATCATGGAATCAGCAGCAGCAGCTTATGGTGAAGTGATTCACATCTAA